Proteins from a single region of Microbispora sp. ZYX-F-249:
- a CDS encoding sugar kinase, with protein sequence MRADVLTIGEAMVTVRCAGPLRLGGDSRVSTAGAEANVAIALSRLGHTARWAGALGSDEPGELVLRTLRAEGVLTDHVVRRTDAPTGLLLRDTAAGGRARVHYYRRDSAASTLSWEEVRPAVEAGQAGLHLTGITPALGPAPLEAVAAATRQAHRSGAWVSLDVNHRSLLWSREAAARALRPLLPYVTVLIASDDELDLVADGDGERDRVAALLDAGVEEVVVKRGAAGASYHDARTSIDAPARTVPVVDVVGAGDAFTAGYLSGRLDGLDAYGRLERATLLGAASVACAGDWEGLPTRAELPALALPEGETLR encoded by the coding sequence ATGAGGGCGGACGTCCTGACGATCGGCGAGGCGATGGTCACGGTCCGCTGCGCCGGGCCGCTGCGCCTCGGCGGCGACTCCCGGGTGTCCACCGCCGGCGCCGAGGCCAACGTCGCGATCGCCCTGTCCCGCCTCGGGCACACGGCCCGCTGGGCCGGCGCCCTCGGGAGCGACGAGCCCGGCGAGCTGGTCCTGCGCACGCTGCGGGCCGAAGGCGTCCTGACCGATCACGTCGTGCGGCGTACCGACGCCCCGACAGGCCTGCTGCTCCGGGACACGGCCGCCGGGGGCCGGGCCCGCGTGCACTACTACCGCAGGGACTCGGCCGCCTCGACGCTGTCGTGGGAGGAGGTCCGCCCCGCCGTCGAGGCGGGTCAGGCGGGCCTGCACCTCACGGGCATCACGCCGGCGCTCGGGCCCGCACCGCTGGAGGCGGTCGCCGCCGCCACCCGGCAGGCGCACCGGTCCGGCGCCTGGGTGAGCCTCGACGTCAACCACCGCTCGCTGCTGTGGTCCAGGGAGGCGGCCGCCCGGGCGCTGCGCCCGCTGCTGCCGTACGTCACGGTGCTGATCGCCTCCGACGACGAGCTGGACCTGGTGGCGGACGGCGACGGCGAACGCGACCGCGTGGCGGCCCTGCTGGACGCCGGCGTCGAGGAGGTCGTCGTCAAGCGGGGCGCGGCGGGCGCGAGCTACCACGACGCGCGGACGTCGATCGACGCCCCGGCTCGTACGGTGCCCGTGGTGGACGTCGTCGGCGCGGGCGACGCGTTCACCGCCGGATACCTGTCCGGACGGCTCGACGGGCTCGACGCGTACGGCCGGCTCGAACGGGCGACCCTGCTCGGCGCCGCCTCCGTGGCCTGCGCCGGGGACTGGGAGGGTCTGCCGACCCGGGCCGAGTTGCCCGCTCTGGCCCTGCCGGAAGGGGAGACACTGCGATGA
- a CDS encoding bifunctional 4-hydroxy-2-oxoglutarate aldolase/2-dehydro-3-deoxy-phosphogluconate aldolase, with protein MQSHDLLDLLTTRRLLAIVRGDDPAAALRSIGVLAEEGVTLMEVSLSGADALSVIREAASSLGEGVHLGAGTVLTARDAVAAGDAGATFVVTPGLGEGVDEALRLGLPVLAGAMTPTEVIAATARGAAAVKLFPASVGGASYLRALRDPFPAVPFVPVGGVGLDSVHAYLEAGAVAVGLGSPLLGDAPRGGDLDGLRRRVRKALDLVGAP; from the coding sequence GTGCAATCACACGACCTGCTCGATCTCCTCACGACCAGGCGCCTCCTGGCCATCGTCCGCGGCGACGACCCGGCGGCGGCGCTGCGCAGCATCGGCGTGCTCGCCGAAGAGGGCGTGACCCTGATGGAGGTCTCGCTCAGCGGCGCCGACGCGCTGTCGGTCATCCGGGAGGCGGCCTCCTCCCTGGGCGAAGGAGTGCACCTCGGCGCCGGGACCGTGCTGACCGCGCGGGACGCCGTCGCGGCCGGGGACGCGGGCGCGACGTTCGTCGTCACGCCCGGCCTGGGCGAAGGGGTGGACGAGGCGCTGCGCCTCGGACTGCCCGTGCTCGCCGGGGCGATGACCCCCACCGAGGTCATCGCCGCGACCGCGCGGGGCGCCGCCGCCGTCAAGCTCTTCCCCGCCTCGGTGGGAGGGGCCTCCTATCTGCGCGCGCTGCGCGACCCGTTCCCCGCCGTGCCGTTCGTCCCGGTCGGCGGTGTCGGCCTCGACAGCGTGCACGCCTATCTGGAGGCCGGCGCGGTCGCGGTCGGCCTCGGCTCGCCGCTGCTCGGCGACGCCCCGCGGGGCGGCGACCTGGACGGCCTGCGCCGCCGCGTGAGAAAGGCGCTCGACCTGGTGGGCGCGCCATGA
- the dgoD gene encoding galactonate dehydratase, protein MKITRIETFLVPPRWLFCRVETDEGHVGWGEPVVEGRAHSVRAAVGEIAELLVGADPLRIEDHWQVMTKGGFYRGGPVLASAVAGLDQALWDIAGKARGVPVHELLGGPVREHVRAYAWIGGDEPGEIEEEARRQVEAGFSAVKMNASGRMSPIAGPGEIDQVVDRVAAVRAVLGPGRDVAVDFHGRVSYPNARRLLPLLEPLTPLFVEEPVVPESMPQVRSLVEASNIPIALGERLYSRWDFLPAFQAGVAVAQPDLSHAGGISEVRRIAAQAEVFGALLAPHCPLGPISLAASLQVAFATPNFLIQEQSIGIHYNDGNELLDYLIDPSVFAFTDGRISRPTGPGLGIVVDEAAVREADKRGHRWRSPIWRYPDRSFAEW, encoded by the coding sequence GTGAAGATCACGCGCATCGAAACGTTCCTGGTCCCGCCCCGGTGGCTGTTCTGCCGGGTGGAGACCGACGAGGGACACGTCGGCTGGGGCGAGCCGGTCGTCGAGGGACGCGCCCACTCGGTCAGGGCGGCGGTCGGCGAGATCGCCGAACTGCTCGTCGGCGCCGACCCGCTGCGTATCGAGGACCACTGGCAGGTCATGACCAAGGGCGGCTTCTACCGCGGCGGGCCCGTGCTCGCCAGCGCCGTCGCCGGTCTCGACCAGGCCCTGTGGGACATCGCGGGCAAGGCGCGCGGCGTCCCCGTCCACGAACTGCTCGGCGGTCCCGTACGCGAGCACGTCCGGGCGTACGCCTGGATCGGCGGCGACGAACCCGGCGAGATCGAGGAGGAGGCCCGGCGCCAGGTGGAGGCGGGCTTCTCCGCGGTGAAGATGAACGCCAGCGGCCGCATGTCCCCCATCGCGGGCCCGGGCGAGATCGACCAGGTCGTCGACCGCGTCGCGGCGGTCCGCGCGGTGCTCGGCCCGGGCCGGGACGTCGCGGTCGACTTCCACGGCCGGGTGTCCTATCCGAACGCCCGGCGGTTGCTGCCGCTGCTCGAACCGCTCACGCCCCTGTTCGTCGAGGAACCGGTCGTGCCGGAGTCCATGCCCCAGGTGCGCAGCCTCGTGGAGGCGTCCAACATCCCCATCGCCCTGGGTGAGCGGCTCTACTCCCGCTGGGACTTCCTGCCGGCGTTCCAGGCGGGCGTCGCCGTGGCGCAGCCGGACCTGTCCCACGCCGGCGGCATCTCGGAGGTCCGCCGCATCGCCGCCCAGGCCGAGGTGTTCGGCGCCCTGCTCGCACCCCACTGCCCGCTGGGGCCGATCTCCCTGGCGGCCAGCCTGCAGGTGGCGTTCGCGACCCCCAACTTCCTCATCCAGGAACAGAGCATCGGCATCCACTACAACGACGGCAACGAACTGCTGGACTACCTAATCGACCCATCCGTCTTCGCCTTCACCGACGGCCGGATCTCCCGGCCGACCGGGCCGGGTCTGGGCATCGTGGTCGACGAGGCCGCGGTGCGTGAGGCCGACAAGCGGGGTCACCGCTGGCGCTCGCCGATCTGGCGATACCCCGACCGCTCCTTCGCAGAATGGTGA
- a CDS encoding SMP-30/gluconolactonase/LRE family protein, with product MTSPEMLVDAGLELGEGARWLGDRFVVVDILDGALYEVSPGPGASLTRLLRTGGEPLGAVAPIEGRPGHWLAAAGEGVAVLGPDGAADWLARPEAGKSVRCRMNDGAVDPSGRFWAGSMAYDGTPGAGSLYRVDPDGTVVTALTGVTIANGPAFSPDGTRLYLADSARGVVGAYPLDLRTGALGAPEPLIRLDRGSPDGMTVDDEGFVWTAVWGESRVLRVSPSGEIDRVVGLPCRQPSSVAIGGRDGRRLLVTSARYGLDDPAPADGALWTCDAGVTAPPARAAVLSRFPG from the coding sequence ATGACGTCACCCGAGATGCTGGTCGACGCCGGCCTCGAGCTCGGCGAGGGCGCCCGCTGGCTCGGGGATCGGTTCGTCGTCGTGGACATCCTCGACGGCGCGTTGTACGAGGTCTCCCCGGGACCCGGCGCGTCGCTGACGCGGCTGCTGCGCACCGGCGGTGAGCCGCTGGGCGCGGTCGCCCCGATCGAGGGCCGTCCCGGGCACTGGCTCGCGGCGGCAGGCGAGGGCGTCGCCGTCCTCGGCCCGGACGGCGCCGCCGACTGGCTGGCCCGCCCGGAGGCGGGCAAGAGCGTGCGCTGCCGCATGAACGACGGGGCGGTCGATCCCAGCGGCCGGTTCTGGGCCGGCAGCATGGCCTACGACGGCACGCCCGGCGCGGGCAGCCTCTACCGCGTCGATCCCGACGGGACCGTGGTCACCGCGCTGACCGGGGTGACCATCGCCAACGGGCCCGCGTTCTCCCCGGACGGCACAAGGCTCTATCTCGCCGACAGCGCACGCGGCGTCGTCGGCGCCTACCCTCTCGACCTCCGCACCGGAGCGCTCGGCGCGCCGGAACCGCTCATCCGGCTGGACCGCGGAAGCCCCGACGGCATGACGGTGGACGACGAGGGCTTCGTCTGGACGGCGGTCTGGGGCGAGTCCCGTGTCCTGCGCGTCAGCCCGTCCGGCGAGATCGACCGCGTGGTGGGCCTGCCGTGCCGTCAGCCGTCGTCCGTGGCGATCGGCGGCCGGGACGGGAGGCGGCTTCTGGTGACCTCCGCGCGGTACGGCCTCGACGACCCGGCCCCGGCCGACGGCGCGTTGTGGACGTGCGACGCGGGGGTGACCGCCCCACCGGCCCGCGCCGCCGTCCTGTCGCGGTTTCCCGGATAG